Genomic segment of Pontibacter liquoris:
GCATAAAATACCATTTCCGGAAAAAATGCAGGCTAAAACGGGCCCTGTTTAATTGCTCCATCAGCCGGTAGCTTATTGGGATATTCCCCTGGCGGGATAGCAGAGAAAAGAGCCGGGCCGCTTCTTCAAAGTTATCCGTCAGGTAGGCATGCCTGACTTCATATAACAACCTGATTTTAAAGGCAGAATGCTCCCGGGGCGTCTGCACCAGGGCGGCGGCTTTTTCGCAAACAGTAACCGTGGAAGCCAGCAGTCTGTTGCCCGGCGCATACCAGCTTCTGGAAAGGGAACGGCCATGCAGCCGTCGTCGGGTAGTTACTGCAGGTAAATAATAATAGTTATACCTGCGGGCCGACCGTACCCAGAAATCAAAATCCTCGTAAGCCAGCGCTTCATCGTACCCCCCCAGTTCTTCCAGCACCGTCCGGCGCATCATCATGGTTGGCGGGCAGATAAAGTAACGCTGGAGCACTTCGGCAAACACATCGCCATCCGGAGCTGCTTTATACTTGTGGCTGTGCAGGTATAACGGCTCCCCGCGCTCGCTGATATATTCCGCATCAGAATACACAACCGCATAGCTATGATCCAGCGCCTGGAAAGCAGCTACCTGTTGGGCCACACGGTCGGGCAGCAGCACATCGTCGGTAGCAAAATCGATTAGAAACGCGCCTTTGCTGGCATGCCAGCCCATGTTAAAGGCCGCGCAGTTGCCGCGGTTATGCCCGGTGCTAATAAACCTAATGTGCGGATGCTGCTGCCGGTATTGCTTGATGATTGCAACGCTGTTATCGGTGCTGCAGTCGTCTACCACAATTATTTCGAGGTTGGGGTAGGTCTGGGCCAGAACGGAATCGAGCGCCTCGACCAGGAAGCGTTCATGGTTGTAACACAGGCAGATAACAGAAACTAGAGGCAGCCGGCTCATCAGCAACTTAGTTAAAAAACTGCGTTATACATTGTATCACCGCCTGCTGCTCTGTCTGTGCCAGCCCTGGAAAAAGCGGCAGGCTCAGGCTCGTTGTGGCCAGTTCCTCCGCCACCGGAAAATCGCCGGGTTTATACTTCAGGAAACGGTAAGCAGGCTGCAGGTGAACCGGCACAGGGTAATGCACCGCCGTCGCAATGCCCTGTTGTTGGAGCCAGGCCTGCAACTGATCTCTAAATTCGGTGCGGATGCTGAAGATGTGGTATACATGGCTGCAGTCCGGCGCTGTAACCGGAAGTATAAGGTCACCTGTTCCCTGCAACGCCTGCAGGTATACCTGCGCCAGCCGCTGCCGCTCAGCGTTGAGTACGTCGAGCTGCGGTAGCTTTACCCGCAGCACGGCCGCCTGCAGCTCATCCAGCCGCGAGTTGATGCCGATGAGTTCTGATTGATACTTCCGGCTTTCACCATAGTTCCTGTACCGGCGGGCAAAATCAGCAAGCGCCGGGCTGTTGGTAACCACAGCGCCGCCATCGCCCAGGGCACCCAGGTTTTTGGTGGGGTAAAAGCTGAAAGCCGCTGCGTGGCCAAAGGTGCCCGCCAGCTGATTTTTATACTTTGCGCCATGTGCCTGTGCGGCATCCTCGATCAACAGCAGGTTGTGCTCTTGGGCCAGTTGCTGCAGCTCCTGCATCTGGCATACCTGCCCGTAAAGGTGCACCGGCAAAATTGCTTTTGTCCGGGAGGTAATGTATTTGCCTGCAGAGGCGGCTGTGAGGTTATTAGTTGCTTTATCAGGGTCGGCCAGCACCGGCCTGGCTCCTACCTGCAGCACCGCGTTGAGGGTAGCCACAAACGTATGAGCCGGCACCACGACCTCATCGCCCGGGCCAACGCCCACGGCTTTTAAGGCTATGACCAGGGCATCGTAGCCGTTGCCTACTCCGATGGCAGCTGCCATACCTAGATACCGCGCAAATTCCTGCTCAAACCCTTCTAAGT
This window contains:
- a CDS encoding glycosyltransferase; protein product: MSRLPLVSVICLCYNHERFLVEALDSVLAQTYPNLEIIVVDDCSTDNSVAIIKQYRQQHPHIRFISTGHNRGNCAAFNMGWHASKGAFLIDFATDDVLLPDRVAQQVAAFQALDHSYAVVYSDAEYISERGEPLYLHSHKYKAAPDGDVFAEVLQRYFICPPTMMMRRTVLEELGGYDEALAYEDFDFWVRSARRYNYYYLPAVTTRRRLHGRSLSRSWYAPGNRLLASTVTVCEKAAALVQTPREHSAFKIRLLYEVRHAYLTDNFEEAARLFSLLSRQGNIPISYRLMEQLNRARFSLHFFRKWYFMLRYL
- a CDS encoding DegT/DnrJ/EryC1/StrS family aminotransferase, which encodes MPLLPYFAFRDYPAGLEAQLMQAVTDTVSSKRYILGAHLEGFEQEFARYLGMAAAIGVGNGYDALVIALKAVGVGPGDEVVVPAHTFVATLNAVLQVGARPVLADPDKATNNLTAASAGKYITSRTKAILPVHLYGQVCQMQELQQLAQEHNLLLIEDAAQAHGAKYKNQLAGTFGHAAAFSFYPTKNLGALGDGGAVVTNSPALADFARRYRNYGESRKYQSELIGINSRLDELQAAVLRVKLPQLDVLNAERQRLAQVYLQALQGTGDLILPVTAPDCSHVYHIFSIRTEFRDQLQAWLQQQGIATAVHYPVPVHLQPAYRFLKYKPGDFPVAEELATTSLSLPLFPGLAQTEQQAVIQCITQFFN